The Fuscovulum sp. sequence TGTCGATGCCACCGGGATCACCGAGATGTTTCGCAGGCTGGCCGCCTTCCGCCCCTAGCCCCGCTTGCCCAGCGCGCCGTCACCCACTAGACAGGCCCCGACCGCAGACAAACCTGCAGACCCATGACCACCCAACAGCCCGCAAAGGCGCGACCGATGGCCAAAGAACCCGCACCCGACCAGCCCCGCAAGAAGATGAAGGCCAGCAACCTCTTTGTCTGGATCATCCTTGTCCTTGTGATGATCGGCCTCGGCGGCTTTGGCGTCACCAATTTCGGCGGGGGCCTCACCTCCATCGGCCGGGTTGGCGACCGTGACATCGAGATGAACGATTACGCCCGCGCCCTGCGGCAAGAGATGGATGCAATCTCGGCCCAGTTCGGGGCGCCCATCACCTTTGCACAGGCGCAGGCCTTCGGTCTGGACCAGCAGGTGCTGCAAACCGTGATCACCCGCACCGCGCTGGACAATGAGGCGGATCGCATCGGCATCTCGGCCGGCGATGCCACCGTGGCGGGCGAAATCACCGCCATGCGCGCCTTTCAGGGCACCGCGGGCAGCTTTGATCGCGAAACCTATCGCTTCACGCTCGAACGCAACAACCTGACCGAGGCGCAGTTCGAAGCGGGCATCCGCAGCGACGTCGCCCGCTCCATCCTGCAAGGCGCAATCGTCGGCGGCTTCACCGCCCCGCCGGCCGTGGTGGACCGGCTCTCCGCATGGGCCGGGGAACGGCGCGGCTTCTCGCTCCTGCCGCTGACCGAGGCGGATCTTCCCGCCCCCGTCGCCGCCCCGACCGATGCAGACCTGCAAGCCTTCTACGACGCCAATATCGAACGCTTCACAAAGGGTGAGGCAAAGCGCATCACCTATGTCTCCCTTCTTCCCGAAGCGCTCGCCCCCACGATGGAGGTCGACGAACAGGCGCTGCGCGATCTCTATGACGCCCGCATCGACGAATTCATGATCCCCGAAAAGCGCCTTGTCGAACGCCTCGTCTATCCCACGGATGCCGAGGCGCAGGCCGCAAAGGCCCGGCTGGACGCGGGCGAGGTCACCTTTGACACCCTCGTCGCAGAACGCGGCCTCTCGCTCGATGACATCGACCTTGGCGATGTGGCGCAATCCGATCTGGGCGCTGCAGGCGAAGCTGTCTTCGCCCTGACCGAACCCGGCGTCGCGGGCCCAGTGCAATCCGACCTTGGCCCTGCCCTGTTCCGGATGAACGCTATCCTTGCCGCGCAGGAAACCAGCTTTGAAGAGGCGCAGGAAACCCTCGGCGCAGAGCTTCGCACCGATGCCGCCCGTCGCGCCATTGGCGCGCGGATTGAGGAAATCGACGATCTCCTCGCCTCCGGTGCCGATCTCGAAGAGGTCGCGCAGGAAACCGGGATGGAACTGGCAACGATCGATTACATCGCCACCGACACCCCCGAAGGCATCACCGCCTATCCCGGCTTCCGCGAGGCAGCCGATGCCATCGCCGAAGGCGACTTCCCCGAAGTGACGCAGCTCGCCGATGGCGGCCTTGTCGCCCTGCGCCTTGATGCCGTCGTCCCCCCCACCCCCATCCCGTTGGATGAGGCGCGCGAAGACGTGCTCGCAGGCTGGCAGGCCGAAGCCACCGCCAAGGCACTCGCTGACCGCGCCGCCGCCATCAAGACCGAGGTCGAGGGCGGGGCCGCCCTCGGCGGCTTCGGCATCGTCAGCGTCACCCGCGACATCACCCGCGACGGCTTCGTCGAAGGCGCCCCCACCACCCTGCTGCCCACGCTCTTTACCATGGCCGAGGGCGAGGTTCAGGTGATCCAGGGCGAAGGCTTCACCGGCCTTGTCCGGCTCGACACCATTCAGGCCGCAGAAACCGAAGGGGATGAGGCCGCCGCCCTGCGCGATTCCATTGAACTTCGCGCCCGTCAGGCGCTGGCACAGGATGCCTTCACCCTCTTCACCAATGCGCTCTCGAACGAGGCCGGCATCCAGATCGACCAGACCGCGCTGAACGCGGTCCATGCCCAGATGAACTGACGCCCAAGATGAAGCTGGAACCCTCCTTCGCCGATTTCGAACGCGGCTGGGCCGCCGGGCGCAATCAGGTCGTCCATGCCCGGATCGCGGCTGATCTCGATACGCCGGTCTCCCTGATGCTGAAACTGGCCGAGGCGCGTTCTGACACCTTCATGCTGGAAAGCGTGACCGGGGGCGAAGTGCGGGGGCGTTATTCTGTCGTCGGCATGAAGCCTGATCTGATCTGGCAATGCTTCGGAACGCAAAGCCGCATCAACCGCGAGGCCCGCTTCGACCCCGCCGCCTTCACGCCGCTGGACGGCCACCCGCTGGATACGCTGCGCGCCCTGATCGCCGAAAGCCGGGTCGACCTGCCCGAAGGCCTGCCCGCCATCGCCTCGGGCCTGTTCGGTTATCTGGGCTATGACATGATCCGTCTGGTGGAACACCTGCCCGACGTGAACCCCGATCCGCTGGGC is a genomic window containing:
- a CDS encoding SurA N-terminal domain-containing protein; translated protein: MAKEPAPDQPRKKMKASNLFVWIILVLVMIGLGGFGVTNFGGGLTSIGRVGDRDIEMNDYARALRQEMDAISAQFGAPITFAQAQAFGLDQQVLQTVITRTALDNEADRIGISAGDATVAGEITAMRAFQGTAGSFDRETYRFTLERNNLTEAQFEAGIRSDVARSILQGAIVGGFTAPPAVVDRLSAWAGERRGFSLLPLTEADLPAPVAAPTDADLQAFYDANIERFTKGEAKRITYVSLLPEALAPTMEVDEQALRDLYDARIDEFMIPEKRLVERLVYPTDAEAQAAKARLDAGEVTFDTLVAERGLSLDDIDLGDVAQSDLGAAGEAVFALTEPGVAGPVQSDLGPALFRMNAILAAQETSFEEAQETLGAELRTDAARRAIGARIEEIDDLLASGADLEEVAQETGMELATIDYIATDTPEGITAYPGFREAADAIAEGDFPEVTQLADGGLVALRLDAVVPPTPIPLDEAREDVLAGWQAEATAKALADRAAAIKTEVEGGAALGGFGIVSVTRDITRDGFVEGAPTTLLPTLFTMAEGEVQVIQGEGFTGLVRLDTIQAAETEGDEAAALRDSIELRARQALAQDAFTLFTNALSNEAGIQIDQTALNAVHAQMN